A single Alosa sapidissima isolate fAloSap1 chromosome 17, fAloSap1.pri, whole genome shotgun sequence DNA region contains:
- the LOC121687920 gene encoding uncharacterized protein LOC121687920, whose amino-acid sequence MESLTNSEQVVMEDTEKVFEELVRMVKERCSEVKEVIRTQKKAELSQARTLLDQLHQEIAELRKKNSELEELSQIEDHLDFLQTSLSFRVPYEPKVVPGTNINPQASFEKVQPCLAELRKNMEGLLTMEFRNISDIIKRDHIVQAAPKEEPYAVPTTGESLLRYASHLILDSNTIQGQVCLVNIGRGISSNFVQSSSHPFSGNGGFSFGSSAFGTGGLSKGSAVDQMLAYKNYGHVLCAGRLSGHSYWEAEWSESNAEVIMAVTYTGSGRLGEDLMSWALLCSHSGYSFQHNNVKTQLTTLPGGISLFGAKLFTKVGIYLDFDAEILAFYTVSDRISLLHKVQTSFTQAVYPAFGMTGTGSGTCTLSSTVPSMFGVGGLFGN is encoded by the exons ATGGAGTCCTTGACA AATTCAGAGCAGGTAGTGATGGAAGACACTGAAAAGGTCTTTGAGGAGCTGGTCCGTATGGTTAAGGAGAGGTGCTCTGAAGTGAAAGAAGTTATCAGAACCCAGAAGAAAGCTGAACTAAGTCAGGCAAGAACACTTTTAGATCAGCTTCATCAGGAGATTGCAGAGCTACGGAAGAAAAACTCAGAACTGGAAGAGCTTTCACAGATCGAAGATCACCTAGATTTCCTGCAG ACAAGCCTGTCATTCCGTGTTCCCTATGAGCCTAAAGTTGTACCTGGGACAAACATTAACCCCCAAGCTTCATTTGAGAAGGTCCAGCCATGTCTCGCTGAACTGAGGAAAAACATGGAGGGTCTTTTGACTATGGAGTTTAGGAACATATCTGATATCA taaagaGAGACCATATTGTACAAGCAGCACCAAAAGAag AGCCATATGCAGTACCCACAACGGGAGAGAGCCTGTTGAGAT ATGCCTCTCACCTTATACTGGACTCAAATACAATTCAAGGACAAGTCTGCCTGGTGAATATAGGAAGAGGCATATCATCTAATTTTGTACAGTCATCAAGCCATCCCTTTTCGGGAAATGGTGGTTTCAGCTTTGGGAGTTCTGCCTTTGGGACAGGTGGACTGAGTAAAGGGAGTGCTGTTGATCAGATGTTAGCTTATAAAAACTATGGCCATGTGTTATGTGCAGGGAGGTTGTCTGGTCACAGTTATTGGGAGGCTGAGTGGTCTGAAAGTAATGCCGAGGTAATCATGGCTGTCACATACACAGGCTCCGGCAGGCTCGGAGAAGACTTAATGTCCTGGGCCTTGCTGTGCTCTCACTCAGGCTATAGCTTTCAGCACAACAATGTAAAAACTCAACTTACTACCTTACCAGGTGGGATATCCCTTTTTGGAGCAAAACTGTTCACCAAAGTTGGTATATATCTGGATTTTGATGCCGAAATTCTGGCTTTTTATACAGTCTCTGATAGAATTTCCCTTCTTCATAAAGTTCAGACCTCTTTCACTCAGGCTGTCTACCCTGCTTTTGGTATGACGGGGACTGGCAGTGGCACCTGTACTCTCAGTTCAACTGTCCCAAGTATGTTTGGGGTGGGTGGGTTATTCGGCAATTAA